One Aethina tumida isolate Nest 87 chromosome 5, icAetTumi1.1, whole genome shotgun sequence genomic window carries:
- the LOC109606159 gene encoding dedicator of cytokinesis protein 1 isoform X6, whose product MSTWSSVSDEFSYGIVIYNYKGEDDLKLELTVGETVHILQEEANWYYGYVTTNRNCKGIFPKNYVHIKQCITVDTKGPTPNFAFREPPITHEISSVLREWGYHWKNLYIQQSNKFEEIKNKIYDLLSQRSKILSGTLPVDELKRVTKQATEAIDEGNKTLGLDLVVRDKDGNIIDPDVTSTIQLYYHHKNATERMSSRSKVVVKDETPKTAIQQFSNVFLLSVRNFTFKLSEDAELLMMLYDAKEQRSFTENYVVRWNKEGLMSDLDQMYNLRVMFTDLGKKDLERERIFFVCQVIRVGAMEAKELELRRSSVSAMNAKNNKSYINNMRRPLGVAAMDITNYLSGKLESNLEKEFSVPFVSCEKDNLEQTLKKIINKNNSENRNQSQNQSLYVSWKLLRGDSKQVREENRHLVLGNVSTARKMGFPEVILPGDVRNDLYLTLLSGEFNKGNKSSDKNVEVTVKVCNKQGQPIPGVISVGGGIQNINEYRSVIYYHEDKPQWFETFKVAIPIEEFKTSHLKFTFKHRSSNEVKDKTEKPFAMCYVTLMQKNGTTLRDKRHDLVVYKIDHKKFDEDSLDYLELPSTLAEVKNQKASAGGLTVNLKDSFCIESNICSTKLTQNVDLLGLLNWSANKDSLEDSLKALMNVDGEEVVKFLQDILDALFNILMENQETDKYDTLVFECLLFIIGLVNNWKYQHFEPVLDLYIKESFSATLAYKKLIGVLKSIIDTRNLHTHAKDLMFRTMKCLQYVMRFISRSRILYRDLNPDVDDSFDEEFEELLQDIIIMMSITREDHHDLLREQGAVLKYFPSTIPDILMIYPPPRLSLVLCQILSGIPKGRLTKQKMMTINDIVHSKLFLISECRSILLPKFTEQIRDLFQTKEEVDLCIKIMSDIMELLFRKNIGPTSDDLSEIIRTVLRTIIQSHIKMEKDNPHASMDSSACKATYVKGNLVAVMIDIFRQMTEEHYNEYINRFSTSFDILDFLMEILVVFKELVNNSIFPEDWSEMIMLQNSIILKSLRFFSHTIRDRFFDKFEYDAWSNFFHCAIAFMTQKALQLENFTSSKRLRLVNRYNDMRRETGFEIRQMWFNLGLHKIHFVPGLVELMLDMTLIPETELRKATIPIFFDMMQCEYYSSKLEFESYGDTKRDSTHIKASFAEFEKEMIHKLDTLFGLRGDAEYMNLFYDIMIELCEQHSSLAIEGIKFVKIVKKLMENLLEYRSIVSDENKENTMSCTVNLLDFYSEINKKEMYIKYLNKLYDLHIECDNYTEAAYTLMQHTILLDWSNDILSPLLVHSKYEKKTHRDLKEALYKDIIDNFDKGKMWECAISKCQELAKQCEEETFDYFKLRDLHQRMATFYDNIMKSVRPEPEYFRVGYFGQGFPKFLRNKIFIFRGKEYERLVDFSTRILNVFPKAELLKTLTPPGSDIQNSDRQYIQVNKVDPVMDEKKQRFSGKPVSDQIVKFYKVNNIQRYIYSRPFIKKDPNLNCNNEFSSLWLERTEIETTYPLPGILRWFPVKHSKVEEICPLRYAIETIERTNKDLTKFVNMYNMDKNMDVKPLSLKLNGILDPAVMGGIKNYEDAFFHSNYIDLYPENKILIMKLKDLIADQMPLLGLCVQIHKYIHTSEITALHTRFEECFKKMQEVVEREYGKKTCDLKLENEVQMRRHFSIAENRAMSEFPNSGDNFGGRSRVSSLTRTQVTSLKHFTSTFHFSASSPALQSKQPHNSHSKTVIISPTKSLSGSSTYKKSKTPKEKRRSSKSDLGSPALVTGASQWYTEDTKSSTTTLSNGSPIIELTEELLPKRPLRAEVEKEKRLSRPPSGQFSRPNSMTVTIRGASSSGNSSNRDSVGTTDSSISEEDMIPPPLPLKSRDMDYSNLPPAENVSFLYSQRNSTARASIQIKWPEDNIVVDFDEVPPTPPPKPPKKQKF is encoded by the exons TTATATACAATTACAAAGGAGAGGATGACTTGAAATTGGAGCTGACCGTGGGCGAAACCGTTCACATACTGCAAGAAGAGGCGAATTGGTACTACGGTTACGTGACGACCAATCGCAACTGCAAGGGCATATTTCCAAAAAACTATGTGCACATAAAGCAATGCATTACAGTCGACACGAAAGGGCCTACTCCCAATTTCGCATTTCGTGAACCCCCCATTACGCACGAGATCTCATCGGTGTTGCGTGAATGGGGGTACCACTGGAAAAATCTCTACATC CAACAAAGTAACAAATTCGAAGAGATCAAGAACAAAATCTACGATCTGCTGAGCCAGAGGAGCAAAATCTTGAGCGGTACCCTACCGGTGGACGAACTGAAACGCGTGACGAAACAAGCGACAGAGGCCATCGATGAGGGCAACAAAACTTTAGGTTTGGACCTGGTGGTCAGGGACAAGGATGGCAACATCATCGACCCCGACGTAACCAGCACCATCCAACTGTACTACCACCACAAAAACGCTACAGAACGGATGAGCTCTCGATCCAAA GTTGTAGTCAAAGACGAGACACCAAAGACTGCCATACAACAGTTTTCGAACGTCTTCCTCCTTTCAGTAAGGAATTTTACGTTCAAACTGAGTGAGGATGCGGAACTACTGATGATGCTTTACGACGCCAAAGAGCAACGATCCTTCACAGAGAATTACGTTGTGCGATGGAACAAGGAGGGCCTGATGAGCGACCTGGATCAAATGTACAATCTGAGGGTTATGTTCACG GATTTGGGTAAGAAAGACTTGGAAAGGGAGAGGATTTTCTTCGTCTGTCAGGTCATTAGGGTAGGTGCAATGGAAGCCAAAGAGTTGGAACTGAGGCGGAGCTCCGTTAGTGCAATGAACgccaaaaacaataaaagctACATCAACAACATGAGGAGACCTCTTGGGGTGGCTGCAATGGACATTACCAACTATTTAAGTGGCAAATTAGAGAGTAATTTAGAGAAAGAATTTTCCGTCCCCTTCGTTAGTTGTGAAAAAGACAACTTAGAACAaactttaaagaaaattattaataagaacaATTCTGAAAACAGAAATCaatcacaaaatcaatcaCTCTACGTCAGCTGGAAACTGCTTAGGGGTGATTCAAaacaa GTTCGAGAAGAGAATCGACATTTAGTATTAGGTAATGTGTCAACAGCTAGGAAAATGGGATTCCCCGAAGTGATACTACCCGGTGACGTGAGAAACGACTTGTATCTGACGCTTTTGAGTGGTGAATTCAATAAGGGAAACAAATCCAGTGATAAAAACGTCGAGGTCACCGTCAAAGTATGCAACAAACAAGGACAACCCATACCA gGGGTGATAAGTGTTGGCGGTGGAATCcagaatataaatgaataccGTTCAGTTATTTACTACCACGAGGACAAACCTCAGTGGTTCGAGACTTTCAAAGTGGCAATACCAATAGAAGAGTTCAAAACTAGTCATTTGAAGTTCACGTTCAAACATCGGTCTTCCAACGAGGTAAAGGATAAAACTGAAAAGCCGTTTGCCATGTGCTACGTGACCTTGATGCAGAAAAACGGCACGACGCTTAGAGACAAGAGACATGACCTTGTGGTTTACAAGATAGACCACAAAAAGTTCGACGAGGACAGTTTGGATTATCTGGAGTTGCCGTCGACGCTGGCCGAAGTTAAGAACCAAAAAGCATCGGCTGGTGGACTTACGGTCAACTTAAAGGACTCCTTTTGCATAGAAAGCAACATTTGTTCCACAAAGCTGACTCAAAACGTTGATTTGCTGGGTCTCCTCAACTGGTCAGCTAACAAAGACTCCCTGGAGGATTCGCTGAAAGCTTTAATGAATGTTGACGGTGAAGAAGTTGTTAAGTTTTTGCAGGACATTTTAGACGCACTTTTCAACATTCTCATGGAAAACCAAGAGACTGACAAATATGATACACTTGTGTTTGagtgtttattgtttatcattggtttagttaataattggAAGTACCAGCACTTTGAACCAGTTCTGGATTTGTACATAAAAGAAAGTTTTAGTGCCACTTTAGCCTACAA GAAATTAATTGGAGTTCTCAAATCCATCATCGACACGAGAAACCTGCACACCCACGCCAAAGATCTGATGTTCAGGACGATGAAGTGCCTTCAATACGTGATGCGATTCATATCCAGGTCCCGAATTTTGTACAGGGATCTAAACCCGGACGTAGATGACTCGTTCGACGAGGAATTCGAAGAGCTGCTTCAAGACATTATTATCATGATGAGTATTACCAGGGAAGATCATCATGATCTGCTTAGAGAACAGGGGGCCGTCCTAAAATACTTTCCGTCCACTATACCCgacattttaatgatttatccTCCACCCAGGTTAAG CCTGGTTTTGTGCCAAATATTGAGTGGGATACCAAAAGGTAGGCTTACGAAGCAGAAAATGATGACGATCAACGACATTGTGCACAGTAAACTGTTTTTAATCTCCGAATGTCGTTCCATACTTTTGCCGAAATTTACGGAACAAATCCGGGATTTGTTTCAGACGAAGGAGGAG gttgatttgtgtattaaaataatgagcgACATTATGGAGTTGCTTTTCCGGAAAAACATTGGTCCGACATCAGATGACCTAAGCGAAATTATTCGTACTGTTTTAAGGACGATCATTCAGAGTCACATAAAAATGGAGAAAGACAATCCTCATGCT agtaTGGATAGTAGTGCATGCAAAGCAACGTATGTTAAA GGTAACTTAGTGGCGGTGATGATCGACATATTCCGGCAGATGACCGAAGAACACTACAACGAGTACATAAACCGCTTCTCCACCTCGTTCGACATACTGGACTTCCTCATGGAGATCCTGGTCGTGTTCAAGGAACTAGTCAATAACTCGATCTTCCCCGAGGACTGGTCGGAGATGATAATGCTGCAGAACAGCATCATACTAAAGTCGCTCAGGTTCTTCTCCCACACGATCCGTGACCGGTTCTTCGACAAGTTCGAGTACGACGCCTGGAGCAACTTCTTTCACTGTGCGATCGCGTTCATGACTCAAAAGGCGCTTCAGCTCGAGAACTTTACGTCCAGCAAGAGGTTGAGGTTGGTTAATCGTTACAACGACATGCGAAGGGAGACCGGGTTCGAAATCCGTCAAATGTGGTTCAACTTAGGGCTGCACAAAATCCATTTTGTTCCCGGTTTGGTGGAGCTGATGCTCGACATGACGCTGATTCCGGAAACGGAGTTGCGCAAGGCCACGATACCAATTTTCTTCGACATGATGCAGTGCGAGTATTATTCGTCGAAGTTGGAGTTCGAAAGTTACGGAGACACGAAGCGGGATTCGACGCATATCAAGGCGTCGTTTGCGGAGTTCGAGAAGGAGATGATTCACAAATTAGATACTCTGTTTGGGCTGAGAGGGGACGCTGAGTACATGAATCTGTTTTATGACATCATGATTGAGCTTTGTGAACAACACAGCAGTTTGGCCATTGAAGGTATAAAGTTTGTGAAGATCGTCAAGAAATTGATGGAGAATCTGTTGGAGTACAGAAGTATAGTCAGTGATGAAAATAAGGAGAATACCATGAGCTGTactgttaatttattg GATTTTTATTCGGAAATTAACAAGAAAgaaatgtacataaaatacTTGAACAAATTATACGATCTTCACATAGAATGTGATAATTACACAGAGGCCGCCTATACTTTAATGCAACACACAATTTTACTGGATTGGTCCAACGACATTCTGTCACCCCTTCTAGTCCACAGCAAGTATGAGAAGAAAACTCACAGAGACCTAAAGGAAGCTCTCTACAAAGATATAATTGACAACTTTGACAAAGGAAAA atGTGGGAGTGCGCAATATCAAAATGTCAAGAACTAGCAAAGCAGTGCGAAGAAGAAACTTTTGACTATTTTAAGCTGAGAGATTTGCATCAGAGGATGGCCACCTTTTACGACAACATAATGAAGAGCGTCCGGCCAGAGCCTGAGTACTTCCGAGTGGGGTACTTCGGACAAGGGTTCCCCAAGTTCCTGCGCAATAAGATCTTTATATTTAGAGGCAAGGAATACGAGAGACTGGTGGATTTTTCGACGAGAATTCTAAACGTATTCCCTAAAGCTGAACTGCTGAAGACGCTAACTCCACCTGGAAGCGACATACAGAACTCCGACCGACAAT ATATTCAAGTGAACAAGGTGGACCCAGTTATGGATGAGAAAAAGCAACGTTTCTCTGGCAAGCCAGTGTCTGACCAAATAGTGAAGTTCTACAAAGTGAACAACATCCAACGGTACATTTACTCCCgaccttttattaaaaaagatccCAACTTGAATTGCAACAACGAATTCTCCAGTTTGTGGCTGGAAAGGACTGAAATAGAGACGACTTACCCACTGCCGGGTATTCTCAGGTGGTTCCCCGTTAAGCACAGCAAAGTCGAAGAGATATGTCCCTTGAGATATGCCATTGAAACGATTGAGAGGACCAATAAAGATCTTACAAAATTCGTAAATATGTACAACATGGACAAAAATATGGATGTGAAACCTTTGAGCTTGAAACTAAATGGTATTTTGGATCCCGCCGTTATGGGGGGTATCAAGAACTACGAAGACGCCTTCTTCCATTCTAATTACATAGATCTGTACCCGGAAAATAAGATAttgataatgaaattaaaagaccTGATAGCAGATCAGATGCCTTTACTCGGCCTTTGCGTACAAATCCACAAATACATTCACACATCCGAGATAACTGCCCTCCACACTCGATTTGAGGAGtgctttaaaaaaatgcaagAAGTTGTGGAACGAGAGTATggaaaaaag ACATGCgacttaaaattagaaaacgaAGTACAAATGCGAAGACACTTCAGCATAGCTGAAAATAGGGCTATGTCGGAATTCCCAAATAGTGGCGA taaCTTTGGTGGTCGTAGCCGAGTTTCGAGTCTAACCAGAACCCAAGTGACCTCACTGAAACATTTTACATCCACATTTCACTTTAGCGCTTCCTCACCCGCATTACAAAG CAAACAACCGCACAATTCTCATTCCAAAACAGTGATTATCTCACCCACGAAAAGTTTAAGCGGCTCATCAACGTACAAAAAGTCGAAAACACCGAAAGAAAAAAGACGATCCAGCAAATCCGACTTGGGTAGTCCGGCACTCGTTACAGGGGCGTCGCAGTGGTACACCGAAGACACGAAAAGCAGCACGACTACATTATCTAACGGATCGCCCATTATTGAGCTGACCGAAGAA CTGTTACCTAAGAGGCCACTGAGGGCTGAAGTCGAGAAAGAGAAACGCTTAAGCAGACCACCTAGTGGACAATTCAGTAGGCCAAACAGCATGACCGTCACCATTCGAGGGGCCAGCAGTTCAGGGAACAGTAGTAACAGAGATTCAGTTG GAACCACTGATTCAAGTATAAGCGAAGAAGACATGATTCCGCCACCGCTACCCTTGAAAAGTAGGGACATGGATTACAGTAACTTACCTCCAGCAGAAAACGTAAGTTTCCTGTACTCACAGAGGAACTCGACGGCACGAGCGTCGATTCAAATCAAGTGGCCAGAGGACAACATCGTGGTAGACTTTGATGAAGTGCCTCCGACGCCGCCTCCAAAGCCGCCcaagaaacaaaaattctGA